A window of the Bradyrhizobium diazoefficiens genome harbors these coding sequences:
- a CDS encoding TauD/TfdA dioxygenase family protein: MSEMVLMGNIIPRTDIVKRTVRIGAEIRNIRLSADLPDQTIAAINGLLLEHKVIFFRDQGHLDDVEQERFAMRFGKLAPNPTFAATKGTTSVVEIHSVYPPFSTDNWHIDWSCMDAYPKISVLRGIVIPPIGGDTVWANTATAYLDLPTPLRRLADDLWAIHSFAVVGRPTDADKTLYDDALTGARFETEHPVVRVHPETGERTLVLGSYVRRLVDVSKCDGQRLTDLFESHITKPENTVRWKWKQGDVAIWDNRATIHYAANDYGDKPRIVRRATIEGEVPVSTDGRRSVARVKVIKPPPANVVKESLLAQSGT, encoded by the coding sequence GTGAGTGAAATGGTCTTGATGGGTAACATCATTCCGCGTACCGACATCGTCAAACGCACGGTGCGCATCGGCGCTGAAATCAGGAATATCCGGCTGTCGGCCGATTTGCCAGATCAGACCATCGCTGCGATCAATGGTCTGTTGCTTGAGCACAAGGTCATCTTCTTCCGCGACCAGGGTCATCTGGACGATGTCGAGCAGGAGCGCTTCGCCATGCGTTTTGGGAAGCTTGCGCCGAATCCGACGTTCGCCGCTACCAAGGGGACGACGTCGGTCGTCGAAATTCATTCCGTATACCCACCTTTCTCAACTGACAACTGGCACATCGACTGGTCCTGCATGGACGCCTATCCAAAGATTTCGGTGCTGCGAGGCATTGTGATCCCACCAATCGGCGGCGACACCGTGTGGGCAAACACCGCGACCGCATATCTGGACTTGCCCACTCCGCTGCGACGGCTTGCCGACGACCTCTGGGCTATTCACAGCTTCGCCGTGGTTGGCCGCCCTACCGATGCCGATAAGACTCTTTATGACGACGCCCTTACTGGAGCGAGGTTCGAGACCGAACATCCCGTCGTACGGGTCCACCCCGAGACTGGAGAGCGCACGCTGGTTCTTGGCTCTTATGTGAGACGTCTTGTTGACGTCTCGAAATGTGACGGCCAGAGGCTAACCGATCTATTTGAATCTCATATCACCAAGCCAGAAAACACAGTCCGCTGGAAATGGAAGCAGGGTGATGTCGCTATCTGGGACAACCGCGCCACGATTCATTATGCGGCCAATGACTACGGCGATAAGCCTCGTATTGTTCGTCGCGCAACCATCGAGGGCGAGGTGCCCGTCAGCACCGACGGCCGACGCAGTGTGGCGCGCGTCAAGGTCATCAAGCCGCCCCCCGCGAATGTCGTCAAAGAAAGCCTTCTCGCGCAGTCAGGAACTTGA
- a CDS encoding tyrosine-type recombinase/integrase: MSERGLANHEPRPIFVGVHNERLTRFGATHIVPRAASQAASTRPSLEGKPISPHIFRHSLAMKLLQSGVDLLTIQAWLGHAQVATTHRYAAADVEMMRRGLSRRRASQATAARASGRTTRSCGCWPASDYYVAEESSRGWR; this comes from the coding sequence TTGAGCGAACGCGGCCTCGCCAATCATGAACCGCGGCCGATCTTCGTCGGGGTCCACAACGAGCGCCTGACGCGTTTCGGCGCAACACACATCGTGCCGCGTGCCGCCTCCCAGGCCGCGTCCACGAGGCCAAGCTTGGAGGGCAAGCCGATATCGCCGCACATCTTCCGGCATTCCCTCGCCATGAAGCTTCTCCAGTCGGGCGTGGACCTCCTGACGATCCAGGCTTGGCTTGGCCATGCTCAGGTCGCCACAACCCACCGGTACGCCGCTGCGGATGTCGAGATGATGCGCCGAGGACTCTCGAGAAGGCGGGCGTCTCAGGCGACCGCAGCGCGCGCTTCCGGCCGAACGACACGATCCTGCGGCTGCTGGCCAGCATCTGATTATTATGTGGCAGAGGAATCTAGCCGTGGCTGGCGTTAG
- the tnpB gene encoding IS66 family insertion sequence element accessory protein TnpB translates to MCCVACNITILGRCLCVPCPSADRIKLIFWDGTGLCLFAKRLEEGIFL, encoded by the coding sequence ATGTGTTGTGTTGCGTGCAACATAACCATTCTCGGGCGCTGTTTATGTGTTCCGTGTCCAAGCGCGGATCGGATCAAGTTGATCTTCTGGGACGGGACAGGTTTGTGCCTGTTCGCCAAGCGGCTCGAGGAAGGCATCTTCCTCTGA